A window of Castanea sativa cultivar Marrone di Chiusa Pesio chromosome 8, ASM4071231v1 genomic DNA:
catagtaaaagtagtaaaaaaagaaatttcatttaATGAGGTGATAGAGAGTATGATTTTGGATAGGACAAAATGGCgaaataaagataaatatgACTGACCCTGATttggttgttgttattgttggagaAATGTTGGATAGTAAAATGAATGTGTCATCCGCATTTGGCAGTTGAAATGTAATAACTAAAGAGCTAGATTCGATAGAATAGCACCTATGATGTTTCTACGTTGTAATACTATTTTCTAAGATTTAACTCTGTGATAAGGAGTCATGACTTGTTGATACAAGAGCCAGTAATCATTTGTGGCTTGGGTTTTTGACTCCTTATAATAGCACCTATGATGTTATAGAAACCATTGTCTTTATTTTGGATGAGAATGGTATGCTTGATGTTAACTTGCAGGGTCCATTTTCTAACTGTCTGTCTCCATCACCAAAATTTCTACTATTCCATTTTCTTAATGGAGAAAAGGTTGTAACTTGTTAGGTTTTCTGCATATAACAGGCCATCCTCCGTCAtgtaaattgtttttcttttatcttgtaaTACAAATTCTTGGCTTTCTGATTTTCGCTTCCCAATTTTCTTCCTCCTTTGTTGAATGTGTTTTATTACAATACCACCCAGTATATGACAATGTGTTCAATTTTCTCTGTATAGAGCTTGAATATCTGACAATGCAATACTGGGCCACATCTGCCAGCAGCTTGAGCGTACTTGTGTTCCTCTGCATGGTTATATGGGGTTCACCTGACCGTACACGCCCGCCTTATACGCGTGGTTTAGTGGATGCAAAGCTGAGTTTAAGTGGAATTGTCTTATTTGCAGTGGTGTGCTGCGTGTCTATTGCTGCAACATCCCATACTGGTGAGTTTGTAATTCCGCATCCTTTTTGACTGTTTTCTCTCTAATAATTTTCTGTGATGTCATGTAGTGTTTAAGATAGGAAGAtaaatatgagaaaatgaaTTACatctaacatttatttttaaatttagttcaggggggaaaaaagaaaaagaaaaagagaactcTGTTAGATAAACAATTACCACCTTTTTAATTAtgattgttatatatataaattttttttttacaggcTTTCACGCAGTATTGAAGTTATTGTGGGTGCTTTTGCATGGATTGGCAGCAGTGAAATTAATTCAGCATGTTCTTAGTACTTTTCCCTCTTGTGCTTCTATTGGTATGTGTCTTATTACCTTTTTTTGGGGGCCttgttttcttctcttattGCATGTAATGATTTTGCCTATTCTAAATTTGGAGCATTAAGAAGTGTTGACCAGCTCCCTTCTTTTTAGTAGTATATAGGTAATTGATACAAGTGTAGCTTGcatattgttaatttttatttaacaatatGCAAGCCACACTTGTATCAATTAGCAGatcagtttgtaaaatttatttagtGGATCAATTTCTAATAAATGTAAATTACAATTCATAGAAACTACATAAATTTTTAGTGcctaaatttaattagtggaatcCCTGTGGCATTGGCATAGATCAAATCTCActtattttggaaaaatattcTTATTATCTAATCAGTTTCACCGGGCTATCTCTTGTACTCCTTATTTATCACTGCTCATCATCTTTTTAGGGGAAGCGCTTTTGGTGACCGCAGGCATTGTTCTTTATTTTGGTGACATGTTGGCATGTACGATTGCAAAGGTTAGTGGAATTATACCTTCAGTAATTATTCTCCCTGGGAAAAATGGATGTACACACGttttattggtattttttagCAGGTTACTGGATACGTGGATTCATTGGAGTTGGTTTCTGCACAATATGGAGTCAAGAGAAGTAAAATAAGCATAATTATTCAGGTATGATTATTTTAAAGTGATgaaaatgattataattgatGTAATTAGGTAGCTAAGGTTCTTCTCTTCTTGCAGGGGGTGCTACTaggccttcttctttttccaatGGTCTTTAAATTTGTTCTTCGAATATGGGAATGCTCTTCAATTAGTGCTAACTCTGAATCAAGAACATACAAGATAGGGAAATCTCTTATATTCTTTGCATCCCTTGGATTTATCTTGATTGTGGTAATCCCATCATGGATGCAGTTTGCTCAGGATTTTAGCGTACATCCGTTGTTATGGTATTACTTCTATCAACACATAACTGAATATGAtgcttgtttttcttctttgcgTTGTGTTATCAACATATCATCAAACTGATTTGGTGGTAATGGGGTAATTGAGTAGTTAGCGTTGTTTTCACAAACCATGGGTAGGAGATGGGGTATCATGTGCTGGTATTTGATAGTGCATGGATTAGCATGCTTTTCCATTGTATTCCAGCAGAAAATATAAGCTGCTCCCTCAGTGCCATTATGGTGCTAGTACTTGAATTATTAAGACATTAACAGCACTAGGCCTTAGGGATTCAAGTCAGTTTGTGCTGCAGtgttttaattaattgaatctCTGAGCTGATAAGATTTTAAAGAACTATTCTTTTCCCTCAGTTTTTTGGaaacttgttttccttttccatAAGTTTTTCAACTTTAACGTTCACTTATTAAATTTGCAAATTGTTTTCATAATTAACAACTTCACCATTACAGATGAGATTGACTTGTTATCCCgataaaattatttctttctaTGTGCATAATAAACACAAAAGGTTATTAGTTCTATCCATTTAAATGTTGAGCGCTATATTTGCATCAACAAGATAACCAACTTGAACTTAGAATCTTGGTATGTTCCAGTTTCAACTATTCAGCATCACGAGAAGCATCATCATATTTCTTTATCATCAACTGGAACTATGTGGTCACTCATCCTATCATGATTTTCTGGTACAACTTGGTTGATTGAAGCTCTAGGTGATGTAGGAAAAAACCAAAATGATGCtacaataaattgaaaaaacagaaaattaaagGATAGATAACCTTGTATTCAACACCAGGCAAGAGAGAATCTCTAGGAGTCAGTACTTAGGGTTGGCTAAAGTCAGCACCAGACCATTGGAAAGGGAGAATGAAGCATCTTTGGCCACTAACTTTGATAGGGTAGTTCTCCTACCATTAACAGACCTAGACAAGGGAGAATTGCAAGCAGCTTTCTAATTTAGAAGCACATTTGCTGTGTGGAACATTCTCCATGGCAtctagctttctttttatgttgtaaaattttcattggATGGCATTTTGTCCACCTTTTGTCTTTGATCCCTTGTTGGAAACTTCTTATTATGGGGGTTAGAATCATAATTTACATTGAAATTTTACTGGTAATCCATGCTATTGACTATATATGTCACAATGATTACTTGAATGCTTTTCCTCATACCAAGTGGCCTGAGTCATTTGGATGATTTGCTTGGTGAAATGACCGCAAGTCTTAACTTTGTCtagtctttaattttttatcctaTGCTATGTCTGTaaattacctatcaaaaaaaaaaaaagctatgtCTGTAAATCAATTTACATCACCATTATCTGGCCATTCCTCAGCTTATCTTCTTATGTTTGCACCATATCTTTTTTGACAGGGTAATCTCGTTTGTTTTTTCTGAGCCACTGAAAAGACTATCTTTATGTATGTACTGGGTGTGTGTGATATATGTGTCTGTTTTGTGGTTCTACAACATTTCCAAGAATAACAAGATTGAAAGGATTCTTCTCCGAAAATACTACCATCTGATGGCTGTTTCAATGTTTCTGCCTGCTCTTATCTTCCAGGTGATTAGGACTATGAAGGATGTATCTTTTGTGCTAGTCCATTCTAGTAATGGTTTGTTTAATTATACTGCTGACTGGCATTTGCTTTTCAGCCAAAGTTTCTCGATCTAGCATTTGGTGCAGCTCTGGCAGTTTTCTTGGTGGTAGAAATTATTCGAGTAAGTTCACCATCCAGCCACAGTAATTGATGttgaaaaatttgttatttatcttATTCCATAAACAAAATGATTTCACTAATTGTTTCATTTGGGTCAGTCTTTTCTGGCCTGTATCTCTCCAAAATGATGTAAACTTGCTATGACCATGTTATTGACAACTTATAAGCTGGGTACTAGTGTTTATTGCAAACAGTGAAActggtttaattttttgttatagcTTTGGTCGATCTTCcataactatatttttttagccaGGTGTGGAGAATTTGGCCTTTGGGACAACTTGTACATCAATTTATGAATGCTTTCACAGACCATCGTGATTCTGACCTTCTTATTGTAAGGTATGGCATGTTATTTTCCATGTAGCTCAAACCTGTAAGCATATGTTTGATACATACAGTttttaattcttctttctttatgttATCTGCTTTTTTagccatttctctctcttattggGTTGCGCACTTCCAATTTGGATGTCTTCTGGATTCAATGATCGACCACTTGCCCCTTTTGCTGGAATTTTGAGTCTTGGAATTGGAGATACAATGGTGAGTCAGCTTGTTGCCATGTATGATTATGTTGATTTCTATAAATGCTTTAATATTTCAGACCATTAAATTTATCAAGTAACATGTTGCCATGTATTATTATGTTGATTTCTATAAATGCTTTAATATTTCAGACCATTAAATTTATCAAGTAACATGTCAAGGTCCAATATATTTACTAGAAAGCTTGCTTAATTGGATTCAAGGTGCATTATCTATTATGCATATATGAAATACGGTTCAAATTAAACAGTGCAAAATTAGTTAGATTCTTAAGTTGTTGGCCTttcctaaatttaaaaaatgagtcatCATGTGTAAGGTTAAATTTTGGAGGGAGATTTGCAAGCTATACTGCATTTTTCaattacttttattgtttatttgtattatcatcatcatcatcatcatctttgaCTTATGCATAATAGGATTCGAGGTGCATTATCTATTATGCATACATGATATACAGTGAGAATTAAACAATGCAAAATAAGTTAGATTCTTAAGTTGTTGGCCTTTCATGACTTTAAAAATTGAGTCATCATGTGTAAGGTTAAATTTTGGAGGGAGATTTGCAAGCTACACTGCACTTTTCAgttacttttattgtttatttgtagtattattattatcatctttAACTTTGACTTCAGGGAAGTGGAATTTACTTGTGGAACATGTTGAAGTACAGGTTTTTAAATCATGATGTTGTTGTAATGAGGGAAATGATGTTATCAGTACATTCCCTGTAACCATACACTGTCACTGTcgtttttaaaattgttttgtcCAATAGAagtataatgaattttttttagtgaggaGACGCTATGGAAAAGGTACCTCAATAAGATCTAGAGCAGTTTTCTTGCTGTATGCCTTTATGTACTTGTCCAGAAGCCATAGATCTTCTTTCTTCCTTATAACCAAAGTCCCTTTGAAAGGAGTTGAAGTTCACTCAAGGCATTCCTCATTTTTGGTTTTCATTGCTATTAATAAAACTTCTAACAGTTGACTTTTTATGACAACAATCTTACTCCTGGTGCAATGCCTGTGGTCAATTTGGCatgtagatcttttgatcttgCGGTTTGGCATATAGATCTAGAGCAGAATGATTCTTCTTTGTAGAAGACAATGGCAAACCCAATTTATTATTGCACTATGGTATTGCTAAGTGATTTGCTAATCCAAGAAATGACAAGCGAAATAACATTGATGAGAAGAATTGTGAACATGTATTTGGCAGAAGTATGCTATAAGAAAACAATTTAATGATAAGATCTACCATGCATGCTGTATGACTACCATCATACTATTCTTTTAGTTGTATCTCATTATGAAAACATAACTATGGTTATGCTCCAGGCGTCAATGGTTGGCCACAAGTATGGTGCCCTCAGGTGCAGTAAAACTGGCAGTAAGTCCCCTCACCCTTTGACCCTGATTATCatcctttaatattttttaatttacttattttgCCTAATAGGGCTAATTTCCTGACATATGTGGTATTCTTTCCAATCACTAGAGAAAACTATTGAAGGGACTGCAGCTGGTATAACATCTATGCTGGCTGCTTGCTCAATTCTGCTTCCACTTCTAGCATCTACTGGATATATTTTTACCCAGGTCCTCTCTCTATCACACTCTCTCTTGCTTGTGGCTTTATTGGACTTAATTTGCTTACATAACTGAACTGCCtgaatcaattgattttttcttctataCAAAGCATCGGATGTCTAAAttagtgtaataaatttaaagtcAAGGCAACTAGGTTAGTCTTTGACTAAGATGCACCATTCTCATGTATCCAATCCAGGTTCGTCTGGTTTTTACTAATTGGAGAATGAGCTGTATACCCTTTTTATGTGCCCATATTACAAGAATATTGTTACTTAAGAGGTTTCATGCCAAGATgcttggatgattttttttttttttatgtcttgaGGGTTTTGGGTTCAAAATTAAGACTCATCGACTTATTCATGCTCCTGTTGTACCATTTTAAAAATCCCTTCGCCCTCTTCTTCCCCTTCACCCTTCTCCCCCCCtcccaaaccaaaaaaagatgAAACATAGCCAGAAGCATAAATTAAAATAGTTggattaattttgttaatataactTGATGGATCTGTTTTGTTTGGGTTATTGATGCATTTGTCGATGTGTCCCTGTCAACTTTTTGCAGCATTGGTTGTCTCTTCTCCTAGCCGTGACAGTCTGTGGTTTGTTGGAGGCGTACACAGCGCAACTTGACAATGCTTTCATACCACTCGTTTTCTATAGCCTTCTTTGTCTGTAAATGCAGCTCCAGCACCCTcctaaaagtatatatatacatgaatGGTTCTGACAAATACTGCCTCAGTTCTCTGCCTTTGAGCACGTTTTTGTAGATATAACAAATCCACCAGTACCAGTAGATTTCAAACAGCCAGTTGTAGACTCTTCTTAGATAGGTTGGTCTCTGGAGTAGGAATAGGATTGATCAAGTTTCAGTACTTTAATGTTAGGTTTTGTGAGCATTTATTTATTGGGTGAGGCCCCATGTATTTACAGAGTATACGAGAATGACACCATTTTTTATCCCCACTGAAAAATTAGTCACATTTTCCCCCTATTTTTCGTTTTATTGTTGAGGGAGAGAATAATACATCTTAGagacatgttggaattattggAATTCtttgatgatgataataaaaaaaaaaattcaggttatatattttcattatctttGGCACATTATTATTCAGACtgttaagttttatttcttGCGTTCATGGAGGGGCAACAGTGTTTGAGATCTTAGATAATTTTGCTGcttatgtaaaaaataaatgtaaaatagtAACAAATGAATACACAACCTAGGTCTCTAGTAAGAAACAGTCTGGATCTCCTCAAGGATTTGACTGCAAAACTTCTGTAGAAATTTTGGATTATACACCCCACCATTTTCTCATTATTGTGTTGCAGCACAAGACACGCTGAGCTTATTGGTACCGCACAGGACAGCCCGACTTTATTGTAATGAAAATAAGTTCATACCAAACATTATTGTAATCTACGCTAGAAACAATTGAAAATGGAGATGAACATGGAGAAGACCgttattcttttaaaaatactatatatattttattacatattGGTAAATGACTGTAACTTGTAAGGTGTGTTGGCTCTGTTGGGTGATGATGAACGATAGCTGGTATGAAAACTCTTGCTCTTGCAGATGAAGCTAACATAGTTGGAGGTGGGAGCTCAGTGACATCGAGGGTTAAAATTAAGAGTTGAACTAatggttttttgttgttgttggcataTATTGATGAAGTTGGAGGTGAAAGTCTGGTGACATTATGGTTTGAAATCTTGagttaaactcagaatttatttTGCTGACAGCACAATGAGCTTTTAACTCAGCAGCAGAGATTAAGCTAGCACCTCAGCTTAAAATCGCGACCTTAAATCATGGTTAACATGAAATCATAGACTGAAGTATAAATATGGTATTTTGACTATTTTCAGGATATGTTTTTTGAAATTCCAATTTATTGCCAAAAGATTTGGAGAAATAGGGACTTAAGacaaataagaaagaaagacacAATACAGATGAGTAACTATTTGTTTGAGGAGAAGGTCGatgatattttcacaatactttcacaataaactataagtgataagttgttattagttttaatttgtattcacaattaaaattacttttttgcttatTAGGAACAGCCAATAACAATCCatcacttagaatttgttatgaaattattttgaaaatgttgtggacattgcatttttcttatttattcacTTTTACTTTTATAGTAATAACACATTATTATTTGGAGGGTTTAGAATTTATGCGCCTGTATATATAGATATGCACTTGACACTACCAAATTTTTTAGGAATTCCTgtctagcaaaaaaaaaaaaagttttaggaATTCCTACTTGAAGAAGGTACGAAGCATGAAtctgtcatatatatatatatatcttcctTCTTATAGAAAAGCtacattatataatataaacgTTTTACTCTTGATAGTCAAAGATAACAACTTATCttccaaaagaaagaaatatttctttcttctataTCTTCCATACAgaaattaagaagaagaagaagaaatgtttCTTTCTCATCCAAAAGacgcgaaaaaaaaaaagaaaaaaaaagaaaaaaaagaaaaaaagaaacacatgcAACATGTCTGTTGGTGATGACTTTTACGTAGGACTCATGTACTGGTGAGAGGGAAGATACACAAATATCTAATAAATGAGGTAATAATTAATTGTGAGAAGGAagatatatacaaatatatccAATAAATGAGATGATAATTAATTAAGAAGATGAGTAAAGCCTACATTGAACAATAGTGTCATGAGTGCGACCCAACTTATAAGGATCATGCAAACTTGGGCACCACAAGCAAGAATGGAACTTGGACTCACCAAGGAGAAAATGCAGGTACGTCTTTTCTTCTACAATGTTATGGATAAGCTAGATTGGGACATTTTGCTTTTgagagaaatttaaataatttattgaaatgaAGCCGAAAAGGGAGATCCCTCCCTAGATATTTGAtacattgataaaataaaacaaaacgcAGTTTGAAAAGCTTCCTTATCCTCCCCTTTTCCCTAtcttttcctctatttttttttcattgctagTTGCTCTATCATTTGCTTCTTTATCCAATTATCCTTGTAGACTTCAGGAGAGAACGACGGAGTGGAGTGCAGAAAAAGTTGGACAGACAAGAGGGCCATCATCCGAGATTGAAAATGAAAGTTCTTCTTAGTATTCAAACAAGTCATATAATTGCAGATAAAGTGATCTAAAGTACTACcaataactaaacatattaAATGATCATTTCACTATGTTCTAAACTTGCACAAAAAGTGTTTATATCCTACGTGAACATGCATGCATGTTATATGAATTCATATGATTGCATGTGTAAATAGAGGGGAAGTATTGAATCCTAAGTATAACACATTACTATTACACTCAAAAACCTACTctaaacttataatttaattgatacTTTTTGGTCTTTTCAACAAAATCACTCAAAGTCACTTACTATAGCGAGGTGTTATACTtaaaaatccttattttatttctctctctctctcgattttGGGTGAGTGGATTTGTGGTGGGGTTGGTGGGTTGTGATTTGAGTGGCAGTGAGTTGCGATTTGGGTGTCGATGGCAGTGGCTGAGTTTTGGtgttttagtttttggtgtGGTTGGTTTTGTTGTCTTAGTGGTGGTGGTTACTTGGTTTGGCGTTTCAATGGTTAGTTGGTTTtggtgtttcattttttttttttggtgtggttgGTTGCAGTGTTTTAGTGGTGGTGGCAATTGGTGGCTGTAGCTAAGTTTTCCTAGTAGGTGGTTGCTGGCGGTTTGCGAGAGCGGtttgcgagagagagagagagagagagagagagagagagagagagagagattgtttatattatttgattgagtagttttgattattttaatgggTTATATGTTAAAATAGGAAATGAAATGTAGGGTGTATTGTTAAATGAGGTGTCAAATTAGGTGGAGTAACTTtttgagttgtaaaatgaagttttattagaaatctGAATGCTATTGCTATAATTGTTTTATAGTTAAGGTGCATGTGCTTGACTAATTTTGTGGTGGTGACATGGTAGCACATAAGCTACTAGCTAAATTTTAAGTTAAGAAATGCCCATAATCCCACATGTTGGAAAAGCTAATGTCATCTGTGACGTGTACCA
This region includes:
- the LOC142608411 gene encoding dolichol kinase EVAN isoform X3, which translates into the protein MQYWATSASSLSVLVFLCMVIWGSPDRTRPPYTRGLVDAKLSLSGIVLFAVVCCVSIAATSHTGFHAVLKLLWVLLHGLAAVKLIQHVLSTFPSCASIGEALLVTAGIVLYFGDMLACTIAKQVTGYVDSLELVSAQYGVKRSKISIIIQGVLLGLLLFPMVFKFVLRIWECSSISANSESRTYKIGKSLIFFASLGFILIVVIPSWMQFAQDFSVHPLLWVISFVFSEPLKRLSLCMYWVCVIYVSVLWFYNISKNNKIERILLRKYYHLMAVSMFLPALIFQPKFLDLAFGAALAVFLVVEIIRVWRIWPLGQLVHQFMNAFTDHRDSDLLIVSHFSLLLGCALPIWMSSGFNDRPLAPFAGILSLGIGDTMASMVGHKYGALRCSKTGKKTIEGTAAGITSMLAACSILLPLLASTGYIFTQHWLSLLLAVTVCGLLEAYTAQLDNAFIPLVFYSLLCL
- the LOC142608411 gene encoding dolichol kinase EVAN isoform X2, with protein sequence MAAAVLNGERVVVVLFIGLVLFSLPLSLLLHGVALSLLALSALFIEIRAEDDASSSSSSLSLFKTRPGVSSGIFLGAVTLPVVMLSKLIQLSRALSLRQVPLEELEYLTMQYWATSASSLSVLVFLCMVIWGSPDRTRPPYTRGLVDAKLSLSGIVLFAVVCCVSIAATSHTGFHAVLKLLWVLLHGLAAVKLIQHVLSTFPSCASIGEALLVTAGIVLYFGDMLACTIAKVTGYVDSLELVSAQYGVKRSKISIIIQGVLLGLLLFPMVFKFVLRIWECSSISANSESRTYKIGKSLIFFASLGFILIVVIPSWMQFAQDFSVHPLLWVISFVFSEPLKRLSLCMYWVCVIYVSVLWFYNISKNNKIERILLRKYYHLMAVSMFLPALIFQPKFLDLAFGAALAVFLVVEIIRVWRIWPLGQLVHQFMNAFTDHRDSDLLIVSHFSLLLGCALPIWMSSGFNDRPLAPFAGILSLGIGDTMASMVGHKYGALRCSKTGKKTIEGTAAGITSMLAACSILLPLLASTGYIFTQHWLSLLLAVTVCGLLEAYTAQLDNAFIPLVFYSLLCL
- the LOC142608411 gene encoding dolichol kinase EVAN isoform X1, with the protein product MAAAVLNGERVVVVLFIGLVLFSLPLSLLLHGVALSLLALSALFIEIRAEDDASSSSSSLSLFKTRPGVSSGIFLGAVTLPVVMLSKLIQLSRALSLRQVPLEELEYLTMQYWATSASSLSVLVFLCMVIWGSPDRTRPPYTRGLVDAKLSLSGIVLFAVVCCVSIAATSHTGFHAVLKLLWVLLHGLAAVKLIQHVLSTFPSCASIGEALLVTAGIVLYFGDMLACTIAKQVTGYVDSLELVSAQYGVKRSKISIIIQGVLLGLLLFPMVFKFVLRIWECSSISANSESRTYKIGKSLIFFASLGFILIVVIPSWMQFAQDFSVHPLLWVISFVFSEPLKRLSLCMYWVCVIYVSVLWFYNISKNNKIERILLRKYYHLMAVSMFLPALIFQPKFLDLAFGAALAVFLVVEIIRVWRIWPLGQLVHQFMNAFTDHRDSDLLIVSHFSLLLGCALPIWMSSGFNDRPLAPFAGILSLGIGDTMASMVGHKYGALRCSKTGKKTIEGTAAGITSMLAACSILLPLLASTGYIFTQHWLSLLLAVTVCGLLEAYTAQLDNAFIPLVFYSLLCL